One part of the Desulfonema ishimotonii genome encodes these proteins:
- a CDS encoding sulfite exporter TauE/SafE family protein has translation MTDLFYITFPISGVTTWIFIPPLVAFVVSFFTSMGGVSGAFVLLPFQMSVLNYTTPSVSGTNQLFNIIAIPSGVWRYIKEKRMVWPLTWAVIIGTLPGVLIGAWVRLEYLPGSKNFKFFAGFVLLYIGIKLFADVIKQKQAAQNSENTKSKTDFIITETRFSVKQAEFRFGGKKYIFSVPGVFSLCFIVGIIGGIYGIGGGAIISPFFVTFFHLPVYAVAGAALMGTFVTSIAGVITYQVLSYVYSGISVAPDWYLGFLFGAGGFAGMYLGARCQKHVPVNVIKLILCFCVLFVASKYIYDFIK, from the coding sequence GTGACAGATTTATTTTATATCACATTCCCGATTTCGGGAGTAACAACTTGGATATTCATTCCGCCACTTGTGGCTTTTGTCGTATCTTTTTTCACATCAATGGGCGGAGTATCCGGTGCGTTTGTGCTGCTGCCGTTTCAGATGAGTGTATTGAACTATACAACACCGTCCGTAAGCGGAACAAACCAGTTGTTCAATATTATTGCAATTCCAAGCGGTGTATGGCGGTATATCAAAGAAAAACGAATGGTATGGCCGCTGACATGGGCTGTGATAATCGGAACTTTGCCCGGTGTTTTAATCGGTGCGTGGGTTCGACTGGAATATCTTCCTGGTTCAAAGAATTTCAAATTTTTTGCGGGATTTGTATTGCTGTATATTGGAATAAAACTGTTTGCAGATGTTATCAAACAAAAGCAAGCCGCTCAGAACAGTGAAAACACAAAAAGTAAAACAGATTTTATCATTACAGAAACCCGTTTCTCTGTGAAACAGGCTGAATTCAGATTCGGAGGTAAGAAATATATTTTTTCTGTTCCGGGTGTTTTTTCGCTCTGTTTCATTGTAGGTATAATTGGCGGTATATACGGAATCGGGGGCGGTGCAATTATTTCTCCTTTCTTTGTCACATTTTTCCATCTACCTGTTTATGCGGTCGCAGGTGCAGCACTTATGGGAACTTTCGTAACTTCCATAGCCGGTGTTATTACATATCAGGTTTTGTCTTATGTTTATTCTGGTATATCTGTTGCTCCCGACTGGTATCTCGGATTTCTTTTCGGAGCAGGCGGTTTTGCAGGTATGTATCTCGGAGCAAGATGTCAGAAGCATGTTCCTGTAAATGTAATCAAACTAATTTTATGTTTCTGTGTTCTTTTTGTGGCGAGTAAATATATATATGATTTTATTAAATAA
- a CDS encoding PAS domain-containing sensor histidine kinase, with translation MDTYFASPKRTSEEKLFAEIDFVSKNPVISGLLHSISGLLAILDENRQIVALNDSFLQMLGIDDPAKTLGLRPGEALHCIHAYDKPAGCGTTKFCSTCGAAIAIVSSLGQDKPVERMCALSANKDGKVKDTALLVRSQPIKINKKRFLLLFIQDITKQQQRAALERTFFHDINNMLSVLVGASELIVENDPSKLAKTVHQASLRLLKEVAIQRYLSQSESCNYQPMWHDFTTEQILEELRSFFASHPVAYKKNIDFSKDYPVVSIRTDISLLLRVLCNMITNALEATAENGVVKIWIGHEADVLSFYVWNSQEIPQEITYRIFQLNFSTKGQAGRGIGTYSMKLLGEKILGGQVSFTTSGEKGTVFRFSTPCRNS, from the coding sequence ATGGATACCTATTTCGCCTCTCCAAAAAGAACGAGCGAAGAGAAACTTTTTGCTGAAATTGATTTTGTAAGCAAAAATCCTGTAATATCAGGCTTGCTCCATTCAATCAGCGGTCTGCTTGCCATCCTGGATGAGAACCGGCAAATTGTAGCTCTTAATGATTCATTTCTGCAAATGCTGGGCATTGATGACCCGGCGAAAACCTTGGGATTACGTCCGGGTGAGGCATTACATTGCATCCATGCATACGACAAACCCGCAGGATGCGGCACCACAAAATTTTGTTCCACCTGTGGCGCTGCCATAGCAATAGTGTCAAGCCTGGGACAGGATAAACCTGTTGAAAGAATGTGCGCTCTGTCAGCCAATAAAGACGGCAAAGTGAAAGATACCGCCCTTCTTGTCAGATCTCAACCGATTAAAATAAATAAAAAAAGATTTCTTTTGTTATTCATTCAGGATATTACGAAACAGCAACAAAGGGCTGCACTTGAAAGAACCTTTTTTCATGACATTAACAATATGTTAAGCGTTCTGGTCGGGGCAAGTGAACTGATTGTTGAAAACGATCCCTCCAAACTTGCCAAAACTGTTCACCAGGCATCTTTACGCCTGCTTAAAGAAGTGGCTATTCAGCGATATTTGTCACAAAGCGAATCCTGTAATTATCAGCCGATGTGGCATGATTTCACGACAGAACAAATTCTTGAAGAACTCCGATCTTTCTTCGCCAGCCATCCGGTTGCGTATAAAAAGAATATAGATTTTTCTAAAGATTATCCGGTTGTCTCAATCAGAACAGATATTTCTCTGTTGTTACGTGTACTCTGTAATATGATCACAAATGCTCTGGAAGCCACCGCTGAAAATGGCGTGGTGAAAATTTGGATTGGGCATGAAGCTGATGTTCTTTCTTTTTATGTGTGGAACTCACAAGAAATACCTCAGGAAATAACCTACAGAATTTTTCAACTTAATTTTAGCACAAAAGGACAGGCTGGAAGAGGAATTGGAACTTATTCTATGAAACTGCTTGGGGAAAAAATTCTTGGCGGACAGGTGAGCTTTACAACATCCGGAGAAAAAGGCACCGTTTTTAGGTTTTCTACTCCATGTAGAAACTCATAA
- a CDS encoding transporter substrate-binding domain-containing protein has protein sequence MKKTCLFLAAFCILLSGRVSAEQIVFTSTGSYPPFSFKEGRQMSGINVEIIREALRRAGHEPVYKVMPFKRGLHALKEGKVAGYPGLFHTEERSEFLNYCAEPLCSVKIGIFVLRGSGLKVGGLEDLSGKSVAVMRNYAYGSEFDRHRGCECSPPESKIQKGLLSGLSLRRVHPHTQNTDCQGFTCLSFQA, from the coding sequence ATGAAAAAAACATGTTTGTTTCTTGCCGCTTTCTGTATTCTTCTGTCAGGCCGCGTGTCTGCCGAACAGATTGTATTTACCAGTACCGGATCATATCCGCCGTTTTCATTCAAAGAAGGTCGTCAGATGTCGGGAATCAATGTCGAAATTATCAGAGAGGCACTTCGCCGTGCGGGACATGAACCCGTGTATAAGGTCATGCCTTTCAAACGGGGGCTGCATGCACTGAAAGAAGGTAAGGTCGCGGGATATCCCGGGCTGTTTCATACTGAAGAGAGATCGGAATTTCTGAACTACTGCGCCGAGCCGCTGTGTTCGGTAAAAATCGGCATATTCGTACTCAGAGGGAGCGGACTGAAGGTCGGCGGACTTGAAGATCTGAGCGGTAAATCCGTGGCCGTTATGAGAAACTATGCCTACGGTTCGGAATTTGATCGTCACAGGGGTTGTGAATGTTCCCCTCCTGAATCGAAGATTCAGAAGGGGCTTCTGTCAGGTCTGAGCCTGAGGCGTGTGCATCCCCACACGCAGAATACCGACTGCCAGGGTTTTACATGCCTCAGTTTTCAGGCATAA